In Cetobacterium sp. ZOR0034, a genomic segment contains:
- a CDS encoding glutaredoxin domain-containing protein — MRMMLFTTPTCQYCGPAKELLADTEGVEVINAMENQELAAMYGIRSVPCLVVEKCSGTQSYVGLDQIARFVDEKGQASGGCGCSCGH; from the coding sequence ATGAGAATGATGTTATTTACAACACCAACTTGTCAATACTGTGGACCAGCAAAAGAGTTATTAGCAGATACAGAGGGTGTAGAAGTTATAAACGCAATGGAAAACCAAGAGTTAGCAGCAATGTATGGAATCAGATCTGTACCTTGTTTAGTAGTAGAAAAATGTAGTGGAACACAATCTTACGTAGGATTAGATCAAATCGCTAGATTTGTTGACGAGAAAGGTCAAGCATCTGGTGGATGTGGATGTAGCTGCGGTCATTAA
- a CDS encoding hemolysin III family protein, which translates to MATALTRLEEWINSMTHYFGAILALIGTGALLVHSLKSGNVGYVVGSMVFCFSLVLLYTMSGTYHILYVGNLKKFFKILDHSAIYILISGSYTPYLLGVFDGRTKWTLFFIQWGMTLAGIIFKVFFVGRFKVISTLIYLFMGWMVMFVFKDLKALVTPLSLNLLIWGGISYSVGTIFYLMKNKKFTHGVWHLFVLAGSVFNYFSVYFLI; encoded by the coding sequence ATGGCGACTGCTTTAACTAGATTAGAAGAGTGGATCAATTCAATGACTCACTATTTTGGAGCTATTTTAGCTCTGATTGGAACTGGTGCTCTATTGGTTCACTCTCTTAAAAGTGGAAATGTTGGATATGTTGTTGGTTCTATGGTATTTTGTTTCTCACTAGTTTTACTTTACACTATGTCTGGAACATATCATATTCTTTACGTTGGAAATCTAAAAAAATTCTTTAAAATACTAGATCACTCTGCTATATACATTTTAATCTCTGGTTCATATACACCGTACCTTTTAGGTGTTTTTGATGGTAGAACCAAATGGACACTTTTCTTTATTCAATGGGGAATGACTTTAGCAGGAATAATTTTTAAAGTATTTTTTGTAGGTAGATTTAAAGTTATCTCTACTTTAATCTATTTATTCATGGGTTGGATGGTAATGTTTGTATTTAAAGATTTAAAAGCTTTAGTTACACCACTTTCTTTAAATCTTTTAATTTGGGGCGGAATCAGTTACTCAGTTGGAACTATTTTTTATCTTATGAAAAATAAAAAATTTACTCACGGAGTTTGGCATCTTTTTGTTTTAGCAGGAAGTGTTTTCAACTACTTCTCTGTTTATTTTTTAATATAA
- a CDS encoding class I SAM-dependent rRNA methyltransferase — protein sequence MSKIFIKKDRERLWYSGHPWMYSGAVEKIEGKPEGGSVIEVYNSKKEFIGYGHYNKNSKIMVRMLEKNIDKKIDLNWYCEKVREAFTLREMISIDSNGYRLIHSESDSLPGVIVDRFGDYLVVQASTLGMERDKNLLVEALKKEIPNVKGIYEKSEGDGRKLEGLPEVSGVLFGEVPDEIEIYEGKAKFTIDLKGQKTGFYSDQRDNRVLMGNLSKGKDFLDVCSYTGGFSLHAMVNGANSSTLIDVSEDVLNVARKNLRAYENVEFIKGNIFNVLRDLVKEGRQWDLVNLDPPKLAPNRRDLDKALKAYKDIILNGLKLTKKGGFLSIYSCSGAVTSADLRMALAFAVKDAGVKAIIVNQLHQSPCHPISVAVPETEYLKGFLVRVI from the coding sequence TTGAGTAAAATTTTTATAAAAAAGGATAGAGAAAGATTATGGTATAGTGGTCATCCGTGGATGTACTCTGGAGCTGTAGAAAAGATAGAGGGAAAACCAGAGGGTGGATCTGTTATAGAGGTATATAACTCGAAGAAAGAGTTTATAGGATATGGACACTACAATAAGAACTCAAAAATAATGGTTCGTATGCTTGAAAAAAATATCGATAAAAAGATAGATTTGAATTGGTATTGTGAAAAAGTGAGAGAAGCTTTCACTTTAAGAGAGATGATCTCTATAGATAGTAATGGTTATAGACTTATTCATAGTGAATCTGATTCTTTACCTGGAGTTATAGTGGATCGTTTTGGTGACTACTTAGTGGTTCAAGCTTCAACTCTTGGAATGGAGAGAGATAAAAATCTTTTAGTAGAAGCTTTGAAAAAAGAGATTCCTAATGTTAAGGGAATATACGAAAAAAGTGAAGGGGATGGGAGAAAGTTAGAAGGGCTTCCAGAAGTTTCAGGAGTACTTTTTGGTGAGGTTCCAGATGAGATTGAAATATATGAAGGAAAAGCTAAGTTTACAATAGATTTAAAAGGACAAAAGACTGGATTCTATTCAGATCAAAGAGATAATAGAGTTTTAATGGGAAATCTTTCAAAAGGAAAGGATTTCTTAGATGTATGTAGTTATACAGGAGGATTCTCTCTTCATGCAATGGTAAATGGTGCTAACTCATCAACTTTAATAGATGTGAGTGAGGATGTTTTAAATGTAGCTAGAAAAAACTTAAGGGCTTATGAAAATGTTGAGTTTATAAAAGGAAATATCTTCAATGTCTTAAGAGACTTAGTGAAAGAGGGACGTCAATGGGATTTAGTAAATTTAGATCCTCCGAAATTAGCTCCGAACAGAAGAGATTTAGATAAAGCGTTAAAAGCTTATAAGGATATAATTTTAAATGGATTGAAGCTAACAAAAAAAGGTGGATTCTTATCTATCTACAGTTGTAGTGGAGCTGTAACAAGTGCTGATTTAAGAATGGCATTGGCGTTTGCAGTGAAAGATGCAGGAGTAAAAGCGATAATCGTTAATCAACTGCACCAAAGTCCGTGTCACCCGATATCAGTAGCAGTACCTGAAACTGAGTATTTAAAAGGGTTCTTAGTTAGAGTAATATAA
- a CDS encoding Ppx/GppA family phosphatase has protein sequence MNLRKRICVMDIGSNSIRMVIYEITPNKAFIPIEDIKETIRLGEGINEKKELKPEKINLALKTIQLFKKVCLKNNVDEIVAFGTAALRIATNGERLLKEILKTTGIDVIVFKGEDEAYFSFEGAINTLDIKEGVVIDLGGSSLEIVHFKEREALERVSLNFGAVTLSEVVDLKDKLGKKDEATLRDFIREQFEVVNWKDNLKNLPLIGVGGTVRNIGGVHLYMNNYPLELLHNYKVSVKGVEEVVNKLKELDYKEKQDVQGLSKARADMFIGAAIAVEEVLTYFKLKELIISGYGIREGVLYERLSECGKVVENPFEDGFKDIIEILNVNPFAKDKQYKIFKKIFEKLNEEYRFNSINEKIIKIVTYLYDIGKCINYVNYPLHSAYMILNLGIKGVEQNELIAAAIIVARGNKKYRGLEKYKDIFEDSEIDEFMMLSKILNITNIFSDDLLLDEHNFDVDITKDEIVFYIKEKDEEDLKVIDLFISQKKFVNTFDKKLKFKLKK, from the coding sequence ATGAACTTAAGAAAAAGAATTTGTGTAATGGATATTGGATCGAACTCGATAAGAATGGTTATTTATGAGATAACGCCGAATAAAGCTTTTATACCTATCGAAGATATAAAGGAAACAATTAGGCTAGGTGAAGGAATCAACGAGAAAAAAGAGTTAAAACCAGAAAAAATAAATCTAGCTTTAAAAACTATACAACTCTTTAAAAAAGTTTGTTTAAAAAATAATGTAGATGAGATAGTGGCTTTTGGAACAGCTGCCTTAAGAATTGCAACTAATGGAGAAAGACTATTGAAAGAGATACTTAAAACTACAGGAATAGATGTGATTGTATTTAAAGGTGAAGATGAAGCATACTTTTCATTTGAAGGGGCTATAAACACATTGGATATAAAAGAAGGCGTGGTTATAGACTTGGGTGGATCAAGTTTAGAGATAGTTCATTTTAAAGAAAGAGAAGCTTTAGAAAGAGTTAGTTTGAATTTTGGAGCAGTAACTCTATCAGAGGTAGTTGATTTAAAAGATAAATTGGGGAAAAAAGATGAAGCGACTTTAAGAGATTTTATAAGAGAGCAATTTGAGGTAGTGAATTGGAAAGATAACTTGAAGAATTTACCATTGATAGGAGTTGGGGGAACAGTTAGAAATATTGGAGGAGTACATTTGTATATGAATAACTACCCATTAGAACTTCTACATAATTATAAAGTTAGTGTTAAAGGTGTAGAAGAGGTAGTTAATAAATTAAAAGAGTTAGATTATAAAGAAAAACAAGATGTTCAAGGATTGTCTAAAGCTAGAGCAGATATGTTTATTGGAGCTGCTATAGCTGTAGAAGAGGTGTTGACATATTTTAAATTAAAAGAGCTTATAATAAGTGGATATGGGATTAGAGAAGGAGTTCTCTATGAACGTTTAAGTGAGTGTGGAAAAGTTGTAGAAAATCCTTTTGAAGATGGATTTAAAGATATAATTGAAATACTAAATGTAAATCCTTTTGCAAAAGATAAGCAATATAAAATTTTTAAGAAAATATTTGAAAAATTAAATGAAGAGTATAGATTTAATTCAATAAATGAAAAGATAATTAAAATTGTTACTTATCTATATGATATAGGGAAATGTATAAACTATGTAAACTACCCTTTACATTCTGCGTATATGATACTAAACTTAGGGATAAAGGGTGTAGAACAAAATGAATTAATTGCTGCAGCAATTATTGTAGCTAGAGGAAATAAAAAATATAGAGGTTTAGAGAAATATAAAGATATCTTTGAGGACTCTGAGATTGATGAATTTATGATGCTTTCAAAAATATTGAATATAACGAATATATTTAGTGATGATTTGTTATTAGATGAGCATAACTTTGATGTAGATATAACCAAAGATGAAATAGTATTTTACATAAAAGAAAAAGACGAGGAAGACTTGAAAGTCATTGATCTATTTATTTCTCAAAAAAAATTCGTGAATACATTTGATAAAAAGCTAAAGTTTAAATTGAAGAAATAG
- the ppk1 gene encoding polyphosphate kinase 1 has product MVVYTGKDFYNRELSWIEFNKRVLSEAEGAENPLLEKLKFLAIVSSNFDEFFKVRVAGLKAQEESNLELRDMAGFLPKEQLLMIKKEVTDVVSKQYNYYVSIMEKIKNEGKVSIKNYDELAGKELRFIENYYNETIFPILTPMAIDTFRPFPHLNSGAINLILNVKEKDGISFAIVEVPRVINRLIKLPGGNNFILLEEVIKNNLKKLFNGYEIIDIGYFRITRDEDLGIDDNNGAEDLLSEIEKEVKNRKWGNPVRVEYIDGVSKKSLEFLKEQIELEEDNFYPVLGPLDLTFLWGVVDVSGADELRFTRNVPRYYKELAGENIFKVLSKKNVLLRHPFESFEHVIDMVRVSAQDPKVLAIKQTLYRVSGDSPIIKYLKKAAENGKQVTVLVELKARFDEERNVKWARELEEAGCHVIYGLSGLKTHAKCLLVIRKEEDGIKRYIHLGTGNYNDSTAKLYVDYSFFTKDEEMGVDASHLFNKLTGFSKIDDWKKLIVAPTHLRANLYKLIDREIENVKKGGSGKVTIKVNGMTDQGIIEKLYDASKAGVEIVLIVRGACCLRSGVEGLSENIKVYSLVGRFLEHDRIYYFENNGDEELYLGSADCMRRNLDGRVETIFPLENKDDRKKVTQFLKDILKDNVKLRIQNKDGSYSLVGAKNKKGTPKYNYQESYREKYIE; this is encoded by the coding sequence ATGGTAGTTTATACTGGAAAAGATTTTTACAATAGAGAGCTGAGCTGGATAGAGTTCAATAAAAGAGTTTTATCAGAAGCAGAAGGTGCTGAAAACCCACTTTTAGAAAAATTGAAATTTTTAGCCATTGTAAGTTCGAACTTTGATGAGTTTTTTAAAGTTAGGGTAGCAGGGTTAAAAGCTCAAGAGGAGTCAAATTTAGAGTTAAGAGATATGGCTGGATTTCTTCCAAAAGAGCAGTTACTAATGATAAAAAAAGAGGTTACAGATGTTGTAAGTAAGCAGTATAATTATTATGTTTCTATAATGGAAAAAATAAAAAATGAAGGAAAAGTTTCAATTAAAAATTATGATGAATTAGCTGGAAAAGAGTTAAGATTTATAGAGAACTATTATAATGAAACGATTTTTCCAATTTTGACACCAATGGCTATTGATACATTTAGGCCATTTCCACATCTAAATAGTGGGGCTATAAACTTGATTTTGAATGTTAAAGAGAAAGATGGTATATCTTTTGCAATTGTAGAAGTACCAAGAGTAATAAATAGATTGATAAAGTTACCAGGTGGAAATAATTTCATTTTATTAGAAGAAGTTATAAAAAATAATCTGAAGAAACTTTTTAATGGATATGAGATAATAGATATCGGATATTTTAGAATAACTAGAGATGAAGATTTAGGAATAGATGATAATAATGGTGCTGAAGATTTGCTTTCAGAAATTGAAAAAGAGGTAAAGAATAGAAAGTGGGGAAATCCTGTTAGAGTTGAATACATTGATGGGGTTTCTAAAAAAAGTTTAGAGTTTTTGAAAGAACAGATTGAGTTAGAAGAGGATAATTTTTACCCTGTATTGGGGCCACTTGATTTAACTTTTTTATGGGGAGTTGTAGATGTAAGTGGGGCTGATGAGCTAAGGTTTACTAGAAATGTTCCGAGATACTATAAAGAACTAGCAGGAGAGAATATATTTAAAGTTTTATCTAAAAAAAATGTATTGTTGAGGCATCCTTTTGAAAGTTTTGAACATGTAATTGATATGGTTAGAGTTTCAGCTCAAGATCCTAAGGTTTTAGCTATAAAACAGACTCTTTATAGAGTAAGTGGAGACTCTCCAATAATTAAGTATTTGAAAAAAGCTGCTGAAAATGGAAAGCAAGTAACTGTGCTTGTAGAGTTAAAAGCAAGGTTTGATGAGGAGAGAAATGTTAAATGGGCCAGAGAGCTAGAAGAAGCAGGTTGTCATGTTATATATGGGTTGAGTGGATTAAAGACCCATGCAAAGTGCCTTTTAGTTATTAGAAAAGAAGAGGATGGAATAAAAAGATATATCCATTTAGGAACAGGAAATTATAATGATTCTACAGCAAAATTGTACGTTGATTACTCGTTCTTCACTAAAGATGAGGAGATGGGTGTGGATGCTAGTCATCTATTTAATAAACTTACAGGATTTTCTAAAATTGACGATTGGAAAAAGTTGATCGTTGCTCCAACACATTTAAGAGCAAATCTATATAAACTTATAGATAGAGAGATAGAGAATGTAAAAAAAGGTGGATCAGGAAAAGTAACTATAAAAGTAAATGGTATGACAGATCAAGGGATAATTGAGAAGTTATATGATGCATCTAAAGCAGGGGTTGAAATTGTTTTAATCGTTAGAGGAGCTTGTTGTTTAAGAAGTGGTGTTGAAGGGTTGAGTGAAAATATAAAAGTGTATAGTTTAGTTGGAAGATTCTTAGAACATGATAGAATATATTATTTTGAAAATAATGGAGATGAGGAGCTATATTTAGGAAGTGCAGATTGCATGAGAAGAAATTTAGATGGAAGAGTTGAAACGATATTTCCATTGGAAAATAAAGATGATAGAAAAAAAGTTACACAATTTTTAAAGGATATTTTAAAAGATAATGTAAAATTAAGAATACAAAATAAAGATGGTAGTTATTCATTAGTTGGTGCTAAAAATAAAAAAGGAACTCCGAAATATAATTATCAAGAAAGTTATAGAGAAAAATATATAGAGTAA
- the pgl gene encoding 6-phosphogluconolactonase, whose product MRLIKVSKKVDLFKKAIDIFKETTYGKDVVNIAFSGGRTPKDFFTKLSKEDIDWDKINIFLVDERFVPLDSEHSNYNLLKKNLLDKIEIPEKNIHKVEILKTPLDSKIDYEKRLLKYFKGDIKFDAVYLGVGEDGHTGSIFTLDDVEVEEPTLITESSNHPYKRITLSMETINKAEKKILIATKEKGYVLENLPQWRCPAFYIEDPIILLEYEK is encoded by the coding sequence ATGAGGTTGATAAAGGTTTCGAAAAAAGTGGATTTATTTAAAAAAGCTATAGATATATTTAAAGAAACGACTTATGGAAAAGATGTTGTCAATATTGCTTTTTCAGGAGGAAGAACACCAAAAGATTTTTTTACAAAATTATCGAAAGAGGATATAGATTGGGATAAGATAAATATATTTTTAGTAGATGAGAGGTTTGTTCCTTTAGATAGTGAACATAGTAATTATAATCTGTTGAAAAAGAATCTTTTAGATAAGATAGAAATTCCAGAAAAAAATATCCATAAAGTAGAGATTTTGAAAACTCCATTAGACTCTAAGATAGACTATGAAAAAAGATTATTAAAATATTTTAAAGGTGATATAAAGTTTGATGCAGTTTATTTAGGAGTTGGCGAAGATGGTCATACAGGATCTATTTTTACCTTAGATGACGTAGAGGTAGAGGAACCAACTCTTATAACTGAAAGTTCAAATCATCCATATAAAAGAATAACTTTGAGTATGGAAACAATAAATAAAGCCGAGAAAAAAATACTGATTGCTACAAAAGAAAAAGGGTATGTTTTGGAAAATTTGCCTCAGTGGAGATGCCCTGCATTTTATATAGAGGATCCGATTATTTTATTAGAATATGAAAAATAA
- a CDS encoding HD domain-containing protein, whose product MLTYAVIEINSTFIEMRIYEKKENGYRVLEKITEDINIFKEMREKNELSLEKMRKMCEILKKMNNLSKDYGVLEKKIIFSDFFKNINNFPMLVDQIKLKVNLPVENIDLSEKTYLSIKKVIYSEKDIFSKKESRLFFNMKSFSSNVYLFYKGELSINENINLGVEKLYTILEENGINSKKAFDFICDYMESYVEFVRRGIGRKIIKKMILEGELEEKVIKILFPKKDLKDVSLSDLKDKLKFIQEHSYNEIALKYGCTLSMAKLMVISLCLIISFCDYFEIKEIKFLDFNIKDICALEKFYPELKKSFDETLWKITLDSVVELGERFDFDKAHSEFVKDLGLKLLDSLKKFHSLGKEEYRYFVVASYLHDIGKAIAFRNHSEHSVYILENTTIFGLNKEVIEKIAFIVRAHTASAKLEELYNYEFKGEELIKLLKIVAIIKIATALDRGKKQRLYNEKINLESNVLFIEMDTDEDFYMEKSSFEKQSKLFKYLFDLDIELKINRRFGE is encoded by the coding sequence ATGTTAACTTATGCGGTAATTGAGATTAACTCAACATTTATAGAGATGAGAATATATGAAAAAAAAGAGAACGGCTATAGAGTTTTAGAAAAGATAACAGAGGATATAAATATATTTAAAGAGATGAGAGAAAAAAATGAGTTATCTTTAGAAAAAATGAGAAAAATGTGTGAAATTTTAAAAAAAATGAACAATCTTTCAAAAGATTATGGTGTTTTAGAGAAAAAAATTATTTTTAGTGATTTTTTTAAAAATATAAATAATTTTCCAATGCTAGTTGATCAAATAAAGTTAAAAGTGAATTTGCCAGTAGAAAATATAGATTTAAGTGAGAAAACATATCTTTCTATAAAAAAAGTTATATATTCTGAAAAAGATATTTTTTCAAAAAAAGAGAGTCGATTATTTTTTAATATGAAATCATTTAGTTCAAATGTATATTTATTTTATAAAGGGGAACTTTCGATAAACGAAAATATTAATTTGGGAGTTGAAAAGTTATACACTATTTTAGAAGAGAACGGTATCAACTCGAAAAAAGCTTTTGATTTTATATGCGACTATATGGAGAGTTATGTAGAGTTTGTAAGAAGAGGTATTGGTCGTAAAATTATAAAAAAAATGATTCTAGAAGGAGAACTTGAAGAAAAGGTAATAAAAATTCTATTTCCTAAAAAAGATCTTAAAGATGTATCCCTATCTGATTTAAAAGACAAATTAAAATTTATTCAAGAGCATTCATATAACGAGATAGCTTTGAAATATGGATGTACTTTATCAATGGCCAAATTGATGGTTATATCACTTTGCTTAATAATAAGCTTCTGTGATTACTTTGAAATTAAAGAGATTAAGTTTTTAGATTTTAATATAAAAGATATTTGTGCTTTAGAAAAATTTTATCCAGAATTGAAAAAAAGTTTTGATGAAACTTTATGGAAAATAACTTTAGATTCAGTAGTAGAACTAGGAGAGAGATTTGATTTTGATAAAGCACACTCTGAATTTGTCAAAGATTTAGGTTTAAAGCTTTTAGATAGTTTAAAAAAATTTCATTCTTTAGGAAAAGAGGAGTATAGATATTTTGTTGTAGCTTCCTATCTTCATGATATTGGAAAGGCTATAGCTTTTAGAAATCATAGTGAACATTCGGTTTATATTTTAGAAAATACAACAATTTTTGGATTAAATAAAGAGGTTATTGAAAAAATAGCGTTTATAGTGAGAGCTCATACTGCGAGTGCAAAACTAGAAGAACTTTATAACTATGAATTTAAAGGGGAAGAGTTAATAAAATTGCTGAAGATAGTAGCAATAATAAAGATTGCAACAGCTTTAGATAGAGGAAAGAAGCAAAGGCTATATAATGAAAAGATTAATTTAGAATCAAATGTTTTATTCATAGAGATGGATACGGATGAAGATTTTTATATGGAGAAAAGTAGTTTTGAAAAACAGTCGAAACTATTTAAATATTTGTTTGATTTAGATATAGAGCTTAAAATAAATAGGAGGTTTGGGGAGTAA
- a CDS encoding MATE family efflux transporter — translation MQDLSSKFEKQSTLMTILKFSIPSSLGAIIGMLCVLTDRYFIGQVAGREGMAAVALVFPYAMIINSFNFAFSGIAIIVGVKLGAQDKDGAEKVLCTGFLWIFIIGIFLSIFLFTFNNPILKILGASQTNMSSAIQYTNFLIPIATFQILLGQSTLIRGIGDSVTAMGVNIFTGLFNVVLDYIFIIKLDMGIGGAALATLIATALSAAYVIVYFMRSNVVSFKRKNISLNPKILIEIFKIGSPRFFNQLLQSSVITVTNREAGIYGGDIATAAIGIISICRSVINTSLQGFNQGTAAIISYTFGSGNYKRVREVLKIQLLTVLSVSTLLILLMMIYTENVVKFFIKNDPTLVQFTISAMRINLFLMPFTALFLACNNFFQSIKESALATRFFLIRILILNIPLVYILGYFFKEVGVWLAFPIADTSVAIGMFYLTIKKMRKMNNEN, via the coding sequence TTGCAAGATTTAAGTTCAAAATTTGAAAAACAAAGTACCTTGATGACTATTTTAAAATTTAGTATTCCTTCATCTTTAGGAGCTATCATAGGAATGCTTTGTGTTTTAACAGATAGATATTTCATCGGTCAAGTAGCAGGAAGAGAGGGCATGGCAGCAGTTGCCCTCGTTTTCCCTTATGCTATGATTATCAATAGTTTTAATTTTGCTTTTTCTGGAATTGCCATAATAGTTGGTGTAAAGCTTGGAGCACAGGATAAAGATGGTGCTGAAAAAGTTTTATGCACAGGATTTTTATGGATATTTATAATCGGAATTTTTTTAAGTATATTTCTTTTTACTTTCAACAATCCTATTTTAAAAATTTTAGGTGCTAGTCAAACTAATATGTCATCAGCTATTCAATATACAAATTTCTTAATTCCTATAGCTACTTTCCAAATTCTTTTAGGACAAAGTACTTTAATTAGAGGAATTGGAGATTCTGTTACAGCGATGGGAGTAAATATTTTTACTGGTCTTTTTAATGTTGTTTTAGATTATATTTTTATTATCAAACTTGATATGGGAATTGGAGGAGCTGCTCTTGCAACCCTTATAGCAACAGCACTAAGTGCAGCATACGTTATTGTATATTTTATGAGATCGAATGTTGTTTCATTCAAAAGAAAAAATATTTCTTTAAATCCTAAGATATTGATAGAGATTTTTAAAATTGGAAGTCCTAGATTTTTCAATCAACTTTTACAATCTTCGGTTATTACTGTAACTAATAGAGAGGCAGGTATATATGGCGGTGATATTGCCACTGCTGCTATTGGAATAATCTCTATCTGTAGAAGTGTTATAAATACTAGCTTACAAGGATTTAATCAAGGAACAGCTGCCATAATTTCATATACATTCGGATCTGGAAATTATAAAAGAGTCAGAGAAGTTCTAAAAATTCAACTTTTAACAGTTTTAAGTGTATCTACTTTACTAATTCTACTAATGATGATTTACACTGAAAATGTTGTTAAATTCTTTATAAAAAATGACCCAACTCTTGTTCAGTTTACTATATCTGCAATGAGAATAAATCTATTTTTGATGCCATTTACAGCACTATTTTTAGCTTGTAATAATTTCTTCCAATCTATAAAAGAAAGTGCTCTTGCAACAAGATTTTTCTTGATTAGAATTCTTATTTTAAATATTCCACTAGTTTATATCTTAGGATATTTCTTCAAAGAGGTTGGGGTTTGGTTAGCTTTCCCAATAGCTGATACATCTGTTGCTATTGGAATGTTTTATCTAACTATAAAAAAAATGAGAAAGATGAACAATGAGAATTGA
- a CDS encoding potassium/proton antiporter encodes MGVEILVVGIIILISLFSIRISKKLEIPLLIMFLLVGMLAGSEGVGGIYFDNALVAQNIGTIALMFIIFSGGLETDKADVRKSLCPSGTLATLGVLLTAGLSSVAVYYLTDFTLKESLLFSAMVSSTDAAAVMSILGDSKLKKDVKSVVEIESGSNDPMAYALILFLLSFFKEGENPSLVIGVIFLLKQITLGAMIGYIFGVITLPLANYIKIVREEFLTIHLIAMLFICFGLATVFDGNGFLAIYIAGIMVGNKKFNYKLNSIRNMRLITWFMQIGMFVMLGLLVFPSQLLGYIAVGSLLSVIMIIVVRILIVYGLLLPFKFSSKEKLFISWAGLKGAVPIIFATMAVTEGLPNAQGMFNLTFYIVVFSVLLQGMTLKYVGKKLNLFEEEIETENVIEVDELEELALKKMLLHEDSEYVDKKIKELELPPGMLIVSIKRGDSYVTPKGDVVLLVGDTLLFSRN; translated from the coding sequence ATGGGTGTTGAAATATTAGTAGTAGGAATTATAATACTTATTAGTTTATTTTCAATAAGAATATCTAAAAAACTGGAGATTCCTTTGTTAATAATGTTTTTATTAGTAGGAATGTTGGCTGGTTCAGAAGGAGTCGGTGGAATTTATTTTGATAATGCATTGGTTGCTCAAAATATTGGGACAATAGCATTGATGTTTATAATATTTTCAGGTGGATTGGAAACTGATAAGGCGGATGTTAGAAAATCACTATGTCCGAGTGGAACTTTGGCAACTCTAGGTGTACTTTTAACAGCTGGATTATCTAGTGTTGCAGTATACTATTTAACTGATTTTACTTTGAAAGAATCACTACTTTTCAGTGCGATGGTTTCGTCAACTGATGCAGCAGCGGTTATGTCGATATTAGGAGATTCGAAGTTAAAAAAAGATGTTAAATCTGTTGTTGAGATTGAATCTGGAAGTAATGACCCTATGGCTTATGCACTGATACTATTTTTACTTTCATTCTTTAAAGAGGGGGAAAATCCATCGTTAGTTATAGGAGTTATATTTTTATTGAAGCAGATAACTTTAGGAGCTATGATAGGTTATATCTTTGGAGTAATAACTCTTCCTTTAGCGAACTATATAAAAATAGTGAGAGAGGAGTTTTTAACGATTCATCTTATAGCGATGCTGTTTATATGCTTTGGTTTAGCCACAGTTTTTGATGGGAATGGGTTCTTAGCTATATATATAGCCGGGATAATGGTTGGAAACAAAAAGTTTAACTATAAATTAAACTCTATCAGAAATATGAGGCTTATAACTTGGTTTATGCAAATTGGGATGTTTGTGATGCTAGGTCTTCTTGTTTTTCCGAGTCAACTATTAGGCTATATAGCAGTAGGAAGTTTGCTCTCTGTAATTATGATTATTGTTGTTAGAATACTTATTGTTTATGGACTGTTACTTCCATTTAAATTTTCTTCGAAAGAGAAACTTTTTATATCTTGGGCTGGGTTAAAAGGAGCTGTTCCTATTATATTTGCAACTATGGCTGTTACAGAGGGATTACCTAATGCTCAAGGAATGTTTAATCTAACGTTTTATATTGTCGTATTTTCAGTTTTGCTTCAGGGAATGACGTTGAAGTATGTTGGAAAAAAATTAAATCTATTCGAAGAGGAGATTGAAACAGAGAATGTAATTGAGGTAGATGAGTTAGAGGAGTTGGCACTGAAGAAGATGTTACTTCATGAAGACTCTGAATATGTGGATAAAAAGATTAAAGAGTTAGAACTTCCACCGGGAATGTTAATTGTTTCTATTAAAAGAGGAGATAGCTATGTAACTCCTAAAGGTGATGTGGTACTTTTAGTAGGAGATACTCTTCTATTTTCTCGAAATTAA